The Haloplanus sp. GDY1 genomic sequence AGCAGAAAACAAGATTCTGCAAACGATTCGCCATGAGAGCAATCAGGGAGCAAACGCAGCTAGAAACACCGGGATACAAGCAGCATCTGGAGATTATATCGCATTTTTGGATGATGATGACGAGTGGCATCCAGAGAAGATTGATCGACAGATATCCGTAATTAACTCGGAATCCAACAAGGTAAGTATCGTATACTCCGGGATACGAATAAATCGAGACGAGAGAACATCATACAAATCAGCAACTGCGGAAGGTGATTTGACTAAGCAATTGCTTAAAAAAAACGTCGTCGGTACGTTTTCTACGATACTTATTCGGTCGAAGATTGTTGACCAAGCAGGCAATTTAGACGAGCGATTCCCAAGCTGGCAGGATAAAGAATGGTACGTTAGACTCTCTCAGCACGGAGAATTCAAGCCAATCAACGAACCACTTGTCACGCGCCACATGGAGGGAAGCGATCATCTTAGCGACGATCTCGAACAACTGTCTAAGAAAACCCAGCCACTATTTGTAGAGAAATACGAATCACTAGCTCGGTCATTCGGGTGGCGGTACTATCGCCAGTGGAGAAGTATGTGTGCTCAAAATGTGGCCGGCTATGCGCTCCGACTGGGACACGAACCCGTTGCAAGGCGATATCTCATCGAATCGATCAAGTGGCATCCACTTCGATATCGACCTTACTGTCTCCTTGGTAAGTCAATAATAGGTAAGACTCGTCAAGAATCCTGATCCGTCTATAAAACGGGAAAGACAGATGCGGTTCTACACCCGCCGCCTCGCAGATGAAGACGTTATTGACCCTCGGTGGGGGGGAGAGATGAGTTGGATCTCAGACATTAATACGGGCCACTGAGACATCGTCTCATGAGCGGGACAGTGCGCCACCTCTTCCCCGACACCCCACTCCGCCAACTCGCCGCCCACCACCTGAACCGCCTCTACTACGCCGCCCGAAACGGGGCCTACAACGCGGACGGCGTCGACGTCTTCGCCGCGGACTGGGACAACTTGCTCATCCTCGACGCCTGCCGCTACGACTACTTCGCGGAGCGGTCGACCCTCGACGGACGGCTGGAGTCCCGAACCTCTCGCGCGTCGGCGACCCGCGAGTGGGTCCGCGCCAACTTCACCGGTCGCCGACTCCACGACGTGGTGTACGTCTCCGCGAACCCGAACTACCGGAAGGTCGTCGACGACATCGACGCCGAGGTCCACGCGTACGTCGACGTCTGGCAGGACGACAACCTCGTCGGGAAGGAAAACACCGTCGTCCCGCCGGAGACGGTCACCGAGCACGCGCTGGAGGCGGCCGAGGCGTATCCGAACAAGCGACTGCTCGTCCACTACGTCCAGCCCCACTATCCGTTCATCGGGCCGACGGGCCGGGCACACTTCGATCCCACGGCGACGCTCGGGGAAGTGTCGCGGGAGCACGACGTGACCGGCTCGCTGCTCACGGATGCGTATCGCGAGAACGTCGACATGGCACTTCGCGAGGCCGAGCGCCTGCTGGCATCGCTGACGGGGAGGACGGTCGTGAGTTCGGACCACGGGGAGCTGCTGGGCGAGCGGCTCTTTCCGGTTCCGCTCCGGGCCTACGGCCACCCGGCGGGCGTCTACGTCGACGAACTCGTCACCGTCCCGTGGCACGTCCGAGACGGCGGGGAGCGAAAGCGAATCGTGGCCGAACGGCCGCGCGAACGGGACGAGATCGACGACGGGGCGGTCGCGGAACAGCTCCGGAACCTCGGCTACGTGGCGTAGTCACACGTACCCCAGCGCCGCCAACTGCGCCGCCCGATCCGTCTCCGTCCCGGATTCGGCCTCCGTCGTCGGTTCGTGCGTCCCCCGGTCCACGGCCGTCGTCTCGATCCACGGCACGACGCGCAGGCAGTCCATCGGCATCCCGGGCGGGTGGCCGTAGACGAACCACTCCCCCAGCGCGTTGCCGTGATCGGACGTGATCACGGCCCGGTCGGCGTCGACGTTCGCCAGCAGGAGTTCGACGTCGTCCATCGCGAGTTCGAGGTTCTCGCGATAGCCGGCCCAGACCTCCTCGCGTCCGACCCGGCCGGCGCGGAGCTTCTGCCAGACGTCCTCCCACTCCTGGTCTCCGAACCGGTCGAGGCGCTTGCCCCGCGTCATCTCGGGACGGGAGAGGAAGGGACAGTGTGGCTGCATGTAGTGGGCGACGATGCGGTCGGGGTCGTGTTCGCGGGCCGCCGCGACGGTCCGGTCGGTGATCGCTCGGGGGGGCACGGTCCCCGGGTCCTCCCAGACGTACCGCCAGACCTCGTCGAGCGCGCGGAACTCGTCCGCGTCGAGGGCCTCGGCGGAGAAGGGATTGCCACAGACGTAGGCCGTCTCCGCCATCTCGGCGCCGTATTCGGGGACGAAGTTCCGGCGCATCCACTGCAGGGTCATGCTGTCCAGCGAGCGAACTGCCCGAACCTCGTCGACGAACCCGTACCCGGGCGCCACCTCGCGCATGAGGTCGAGTCGACACGCGTCGACGACGACCAGGAGGTCCCAGTCACGGTCGTAGATCGGCGTCCCGGGAGGTCGCAGCCGGGAGAGTCCCTGCAGTCCCTTGTGGTAGGCGGGGCGGAGTGACTCGCGAGCGCCGTCGGCGCCGTCGGAGCGAACGCGAGCGGCGGAATCCGAGAGCCAGCCGAGGACGTCCATCGAGCGAATGTCAACGTGAGAGAACATCAATCCACGGGTCGGCGGGAGGTCACAGATACCCCAGCCGTCGCAGTCGCGCCGACGTCGCCGCGGACACGGCCGCCTCGCCGCCGCGTCGGAGCCACGCCGCGTATCGGTCGGGAGGCGTCGCGTCGTCGGCCTCCTCGCGGAGCGTCCGCGAGCCGTCGGCAAGATCGTACCGCAGTCGCCGAACCGCCGGCTCCGCCCATCGGGATTCGTAGACCGTCATGGCGTCGTCGTCGACGAAACCGACCTTGCGGACGCAGACGGCGTCGACGGCCTCGCGGTCGTACCGCCCCCGCAGGTCGGCGACGCTCCAGGTGGGCCCGTCGGCGCAGACGACGACCCGGCCGTCGGTTCGACTGCCCTCGACCGCCGCGTCGACGAACGCGTCGGTGCCCCGAACGCGGCCGTCGACGACGCCGTCGAGCGCTCTCGAGAGGCCGAGCCAGGATACCGGCGTGTCGACCCCCCGACCCGTCTCCCACGAGGCGGGCGGCAGGACGTACAGCGGGACGTGGATCCCGTGCGGGTGCAGCGAGGTCTGGTGGCCGAGCCCACCCTCCTCGCCGAACAGTTGGCCGTGATCGCCGGTGACGACGACGAGCGACTCGTCGCGAACCCGGTCTGGGAGGCCGTCGAGCCACCCGCCGATCAGGTGGTCGAGATGGCGGATCTGGGCGTCGTAGATCCGCTCGCGGCGCGCGAAGACGGCGTCCCACGACTCGAAGTGGTCGCGGGTCGCCGCGGGCAGGGGGGCACGCTCCAACAGGTACCGCCGGTCGTCGTTCGCCGCCGCGAGGGCGCGCCGTTCGTCGTCGGGGACGGACAGGCCGAGCGCGGCGGCGCCGGCGTCGGGCGGCGCGTGATGCGGGTTGTGGGTGTCGAGCAGGTTCACGAGACAGAACAGGGGTCGGTCGGCGTGCCGCGCCACGAACCCGTCGAGGTGGTCGATCACCCGCCGCCCGTGGTGCGGGAAGGCCGTCTCGTCGACGCCGGACAGTTCCGTCACGAGCCCGTAGGCGAGGTTCGCGAGGTTCGCGACACGGTTCGGCCGACGGCTCACCTCGCGGAGGAGGGTCAGCGCCGCGCCGACGTCGACGTCGTCGACGTGGTGGTCCGGCGAGAACGCAGAGCGGACGGGTTTCCGGTGGATGGAGTCGTCGACGTAGTCGACGCCGTGGTGGAAGCCGGTGCGCGCGCTGAACGTGGGGTTCTCGCTGAACAGCGCCGTCCGGTAGCCGGCGTCGCGGGCCCGGTCGGGGAGGGAGGCTTGCGCCCCGGACAGCACGTCGCCGCGGCGGGTCACGCCGTGGTCGACGGGCAGTCGCCCGCTGTAGAGCGACGCGTGAGAGGGCTTGGTCCACGTACCCGGGGTGTAACAGCGCGTGAACTCGACCGCCGGTCGCCCCGTCAGCGAGGGCAGCGTCGCCGCCGTCGCGTTCGCTGCGCGGAGGCAGTCGCCGACGAGAACGAACACGTGTGGGGCCGCCATCGGGTGAACGCTCTCGGCACGTCGGCATATTTGTGTCGGTCAGTCGACAGCCGTGGGAGCCGACAGCCGATACGCCTCGTCGAGCAGTCGGTCGACGTGCGCGGCCATCGTGTGTTCGCGGGCCCAGGCCAGCGCCCCGCGCTGTAGCGGCTCGCGATCCGCGGCGAACAGCCGACGGATCGCCGTCACCAGGCCGTCGACGTCAGCCGGTTCGAAGAGAAAGCCCGTCTCCCCGGGATCGATCAGTTCCGGAATGCCGCCGATGTCGCTCCCGATCACGGGGAGGCCAGCGGCGTAGCTCTCGTAGACGGTCATCGGCGAGTTCTCCATCCAGATGGAGGGAACGACGGCGGCGGCGGCGGTGTGACGGAGGTCGGCGAGGCGCTCCTCGGAGACGAAGCCGTGGTAGTGGAGGTTGTCCCGTTCGGCGGCTGCGGCTTCGGTTCGGTCGGCGTACGGGCCGGTCCCGCAGACGTGGACGGTCACGTCCGGGAGCCGATCCGCCGCCGCGAACAGCGTCTCCAGCCCCTTGGCCTCCAGTTGCTGGCCGACGTAGAGGAGCGACGGCTCGTCGGTCACCGGCGGCGGGTTGTCGGCGACGTCGTCGACGCCGAGTCGGAGCCGCTGGGTCTCGACGCCGTCGAAGAAGCCGTGATCGCGGTGGACGTCGACGACGTGCTGACTCGGCCCGGTGACGAGGTCCGGCGTCCCGAGCGTCGACCGGCGCTGACGGGCGTACGCCCGACACGGGAGCGGCGGGTCCTCGCAGACGACGCGCTCCCCCTCGGGGGCCGTCAGGTCCCGGAGGAGGTTGCTCTTGGGACAGACCAGCCCGTAGTCGTGGAGGGTGTGGACGTGACGGACGTTCCGGCGCTGGACCGCCCGCCCGACCAGCGTCGAGATGCCGAAGAGGTTGTTCGTGTGAACGACCGCGGGATCGAGGCGGTCGAGGACCGTTCCGACGGCGCGGGCCGCCGGGAGGTTCACGAGGTCGACCCCGCGCCAGAGGGCCTTCTCGACGATGCCGTCGCCGGTGCCGTCGCTCAGATGCGAGAGGTTGGGCGGGTAGAAGCGCCAGACCTGCAGGCCGTCGTGGACCTCCACGGTCGGCCGCAGCGACGACGGGCCGTCGTAGGGCTTCGACGTGACGACCGCCACCTCGAACCCGCGCTCTTGCAACCCGTGGGCCGCGCGGCGCACGTACTGTTCCGCCCCGCCGTGAGCGTCGGGGGGAAAGAGCGCGTTGACCAGACAGATGTCAATCATCGAACGTCAGTTCGGGGGACGGTCATATAGGTGTTGATCCGCCGACGCGTCGTCGGCTGCCGGCAGCACAGTGATTAGATACCCAACCATTTACCTCGCCGACCGACCTACTCGTCGTCGATGCTCACCGTCGGCGTCGACGCCCGCGTCCTCGGCAAGCCCGAACCGACCGGGGTGAGTCGATACACCGCGAGTCTCCTCGGAGCGCTCGGCGACGGCCACGCCGACGACGCGGAGTTCGTCCTGTTCGGCCTCGACGACCGGCCCGCGAGCCTCGACGCCGCCGACGGCCTCCGTCTCGCGCCCGAACCGGCGCCACACAGCGGTCTCCGCGCGCATCTGTGGGAGCAGGTTCGGCTCCCGGTCGCCCTGCGACGGTACGACCTCGACGTGTTCCACGCGCCCGCGGGCGCACCGCCGTACACGGGGACGCCGACCGTCGCGACGATCCACGACATCTCACCCGTCGTCCACCCGGAGTGGTTCTCGGCGGCGTACGGCGCGCTCTACCGCCTCCTGACCGCCCACACGGTTCGGACGGCCGACCGGATCGTCACCGTCTCCGGGTTCGCCCGGGACGAAATCGTGGAGCGATACCCCGCGGCGGCCGAGCGGACGGTTCCGATACACAACGGCGTGACGCCGCGCGACCGCTCGGCGGGATCGCCGGTCGCGTCGCTCGACGGCGAGGCGTTCCTCCTCTTCGTCGGCGCGATGAACCCCCGGAAGAACCTGCGGACGCTCGTCGAGAGCTACGACCGATACCGGGACCGGGTCGAGGATCCCGCCACGCTCGCCCTCGCCGGACCCAGCCGAGAGGTGTTCGCCGACGGCGACGCCCCCCGTCCCGAGGGGGTGCGAACGCTCGGGTTCGTCCCCGAATCGACGCTCTCGTGGCTCTATCGGGAGGCGACGGCCTTCGTCTTCCCGTCGCTGTACGAGGGATTCGGACTCCCGATTCTGGAGGCGATGAGCGCCGGCACGCCGGTGATAACCTCGAACCGGGGCGCGATGGCCGAGGTGGCCGGCGACGCCGCGTTGCTCGTCGATCCCGAGCGGCCGGCGGCGCTCGCCGACGCGATGGAGCGGGTCACGGCGGCGAAGACGGTGCGCGACGACCTGCGGCGTCGCGGCCGGGTGCGTGCCCGGGCGTTCACCTGGGAGCGAGCGGCCCGGCGGACGATGGCGGTGTACCGCGAGGTTGCCGACGGCCGGTAGCCCGGCCTCACGTCGAGGTCCGCGCGTCGTCGACGGCCGCCGCGACGGCGTCCGATCCCTCGTCGACGAGCGCCCGGTACGCCGCTTCCAGCGTGTCGAGCATCCGCTCCCGGCCGAAGCGGCGCTCGACCCGTTCGCGCGCGCGCTGACCGTACGTCCGTCGCCGCCCGGCGTCGGCGAGCAGGGCGTCGATGGCCGTCGCGAGCGCGTCGGCGTCCCGGGGCGGCACCGTCACCCCGGTGTCCCCGTCACGACTCACCCACGGCACCCCGGTCGGGAGGTCGGTGTTGACGACCGGGGTGCCGTAGGCCATCGCCTCCAGTTGCACGATGCCGAACGCCTCGCTCGGTTCGACCGACGGGAGGACGAACACGTCGGCGCGGTCGTAGCAGGCGTGGAGGCGGTCCTCGCCGACGCGGCCGAGGAAGAACACCCGGTCGTCGACGCCGAGGCGGTCGGCGCGGGCCTCGAGTTCGCGACGGCGCTCGCCCGACCCGGCGACGAGCAGGTCCGCATCGAGGGCCGGCATCGCGTCGAGCAGGTACTCGACGCCCTTGTAGTAGTTCAGTCGGCCGACGAACAGCAGCGTGGGGCGATCCGCTCGCCCGGGGAGTTCGACGGCCGGCACGCGGCGGCCGTAGTCGTCGAGGTCGATGGAGAGGGGGACGACGGACGCCTTCTCCCGGTACGGCGCGAGGTGCGCCGAGCGTTCGAGGAGGGGCGGCGACGTGACGAACACGTGATCGAGCGCGTCGAGAAAGCGGTGGAGGAGCGGTCGGTACAGCCGGAGGGCGCCCCGCTGTCGCACGATGTCGCTGTGATAGGTCGCGACGACGGCCGCGTCCGTCGACGGCGTGGCGAGCTGCGAGACGACGCTCAGCGGGTTCGGCAGGTGGTGGTGGACGACGTCGGCGCTGCGGCTCGCCCGCCCGAGGTGAGGGGGGTACGTCGGCGACAGCGGTACCGACTTCGCCACGCCGAGACTCGCCGTGCGGGTCACGGGGACGCCACCGACCCGCTCGCTGGCGCCCCGTCCGCGCGGGACGGCCACCAGTACGCGATTCGCGTGTCCCCGCCGCGCCATCCCCTCGGCGGTGGCGCGAACCACCTGTTCGATGCCGCCGATTTCGGGGTGGTAGAACTTGTTACAGTGGAGGAGGTCCATGCGGTACCCCGGTGAGAACGTGTCGGCTATCCTAATCAAGGTGGGGGTCGCGGGGGGCGAGTACACCGCCGCCGGGGGAGGGATTTTATTTATACGCTCCCACAATCCGGTAGCGAATGACCGACCCACCGGACTCGCTCTCGTCGTTCATCGGGAGCGGGGAGGTGGCGGACCGCTCGCTGGCCGTCGTGAACCGGACGCGACCGCAGCCGATTCACGACATGTTGGCGGAGCTGTTCGCCGAACAGACCGTCGACGTGGCGGAACTCGACGTCCCCGACGCCGAGGAGGACGTGGTGCTGTTGCTGGAGGGCGACGACGTGGTCGCGTCGTCGCCGCTCCGTGCGCTCGAAGACGAGATACTGCTCGTCAACTCCGACCTCTACACCACGGGCACGAAGCGCCTGGAGGACGTGACGGTCCCCGCAGTCCTCGAAGGGCTGGCGGAGACGCCGTTCCGGGTCCGGGGCTATCCGGCCTCCCACTCCGAGAAACTGCCGCTCATCGTGATGTCGCGGTACATCGAGCGGTTGGCCTGGGAACACGAGAGCGGGCGGCTCAGGTCGTCCTTCCAGCGGCTCTCCAGACTCGACGACGAGCGGGGCACCCGGACGGTGTACCGGAAACTCGGCTCGACGGACGTGGACGTACACGTCTACGGCGTGCCGGACTGGCTGCCGTCGAAGTCGTTTCCGGGGGTCATCCACGCCGGCTACGCCGGCGAGTTTCGCTCCTCGTGGTTCGTCGTCCACCACGCCGAGAACGGGGACCACCGAACCGGGGCACTCGTCGCCGAACGCGTCGACGACGACGAGTGGGAGGGCCTGTGGACGTTCCGTCCCGACCGGGTCCGCGCCGTCAACCGATACATCGAACGCGCCCTGTGACGCGCCGGCAGGGGAGCGCTCCGCTCCCGCGCCTGCGCGAGTGGCCGAACCCGCGCGCACGCGGAACACCGTGACCCCGAGCGTCGCCGACGCCGCGACGACCGGAGAATTATCCGATATCGAGAATACATCGTAATTCGATATGTATCGAAGGCGGAAAGACGAACACGGTCCGTCTATCGGGGGTTCTCCGGGCTTCGTGGGTCGTCTATCCCCGTCAAATCGGTCTGATCCCTCGATCGTTCCAAGACCACGGAATCCCTGATTTCGGAAATTTCACCGATTTTTCTCCGAATTTTTCGCGAAATATTCACTATTTCTTCAGTATCGGGGCAGTATCCGTCACCTCCGCGCCATATCATACCACTACAACTGAAAGGAAATAATACATTCTCGAACAAGTATCGAATATCTATTATTTTATGGATCTGACGGCCCCGTCATCAAGTATATGGGGTTGCTCGCCGTAGTCGTGGCCAACACATGGCAGACGACGCGGACGGGAGGCCGTCGAGCAAGGTGGCGAGGCTCATCGACGCGTACGGCTTCGACGAGGCGTTCGGGGACGAACTCGAGGCGCTCTGGACGGCCGACGGCCCCCAGCGCAGGAGCCTCCGCGATCTGGCCGACACGTTCAATCGACGGCTCCTCGAATCGGTCCTGAGCGACGCCGGGATGTCGACGGTCGACGGGGAGGTCGACAACCTCTACCGGCTGCTGACGGCCGACGACGTGAGTAGCGGCATGCGCATGGAGGCCCGCGCCCGTCTGGAGCGAAACGGCGTCGACGTCGACGACCTCGAATCGGATTTCGTCACCTACCAGGCGATCAGATCGTACCTCACGTCGTACCGGGACGCCGAGTACGAGGGGACGAGCGACGAGGACCGCGTCGAGAACGTAGTCGATACGATCCAGCGCCTCCGGTCACGGCTCGATTCGGTCGTTCAGGGGAGCCTGGACCGCCTTCGGTCGACCGAGCAGTTGACGCTCGGAGAGTTTCGGCTGTTCGTCGACGTGGACGTGCTCTGTGAGGAGTGTGGCGCGCAGTACGGCGTCGTGGAGTTGCTGGAGCGCGGGGGCTGTGATTGCGACGGATCGTAAGGCGAGTCCCGGTCGTCAGATCTCCGTGACCCGTGCGTAGTCGTCGTCGAGCGCCTGGGCGTCCTCCGGCAGGAGGGCGACGACGAGAAACTGCGGGTGGTCGGCGACGTAGTCGACCAGATCGGCGAGTCGTGCCGAATCGATGGCCTCCAGGGAGTCGAGCAGCATGAACGGGACCGTCTCGTACACCTCGTGGACGAGGTAGCCGGCGAGGGCGAACACCAGGCCCGTCACTTCGCGCTCGCTCTCGCTGAGGTGATCGACGGTGTCCTCGTAGGTCGCACCGGAGTCCGTACTGCGGATCACGTGCAGTTCGAAGGCCGTCCGGTCGACCTTCCGTCGGCCCTCGCGAACCTCGCGTTCGACCCGCTCGATCCAGATGCGTTCGAGGTTGGCGTAGCCGAGACGGTCGAGCACCGCGTCCATGTGGTCGTTGAACCCCTCGACGGACTCCCGTTCGATCCGGTCGATCCGCGTCCGAAGGTCCGTCAGTTCCTCGCTGAGTTCCTCGCGCTCCGCCCGGAGGGCGTCCTCCTCGGCCAGGCGGTCCTCGACGTCCCCGATCCGGTCGGTCACGTCGTCGAGGTCGGACTCGAGCTGGCCCAGTTCGAACTCCAGCTGGTTGGCCTCCTTGTGTAAGTCGAGGACCTCGCCGAACTCCTCGGCCTCCAGTTCCTCCACCTCGGATTCGAGGTCGTCGATGTCGTCGTTGAGTCGGGACCGCTTCTCGCGCAGTTCGTCGAGCGTGTCCTCGCGGCGGTCGAGTTCGTCGTCCAGGTCGTCGAGCTTTCGCTCCACCGTCTCGCGGCGCTGCTGTCGCTCGCGGTGGCGGCGCTGTTCCTCCTTCAGCTCCTCTAACTCCGCCTCCAGCGTCCGGATCGTGTCGAGTTTCTCCTGCCGGACCTCGCGCAACTGATCGAGCGTATCGGAGATGCGGTCGGACGACACCTCGGAGCCACAGGTCCAGCAGACCACCGTGTCGTCGACGAGTTCGTCCGTCACCGACCCGTCGTCGGGTTCCAGCACGTCGGCGACCGAATCGTCGCCGCCGGACAGCAGGTCCTCGTTGAACTGGATCACGTCCTGGAGGTCGCTCACGTCGCTTTCGAGACGGTCCCGCCGGTCACGGAGGCGCGAGATCTCGCGTTCGAGTTCGTCGTGTTCGCCCATCGGCGCCTCGGGCAACTCCTCCAGTTCCGACTCGAGTTCGCGCCGCTCGCCCGTCACCGACTCGATGCTCTCCTGCTGGAGGTCGATGTCCGACCGGACGCGTTCGAGGGCGGCACGCTTCTCCCGCAGGTCGTCGAGTCGGGCCTCGAGTTCCCGCTTCTCCTCCCGAGTCTCGTCCACGTCGGCGTCGAGCGACTCGATTTCCGCCTCCTTGGCCGCCAGTTCCTCGCGCTTGTCCTCGATGTCGGCCTCGAGCTGGCTCCGTCGCTCCTCCAGTTCGGGGAGTTCGCCCTTCAGCTCCTCCAGATCGGCGAGTTCCTCGTCGATCCGATCCCGCTCCCGTTCGCACTCCCTGATCTCCGCCTGGATGGCCTCCGTATCGACCGGCCGCATGATGAGTTCCCGCAGGTCGCCGCCCCTCGCGACCGCCCGGCGGGCCTCGTTGGATTCGAGGAGGAAGGCAAAGAGGTCCGCGAGTTCGGGGTCGTCGAGATACGGGTCACCCCCGGTCGTCACGGTGCCGTCGGTCCGCGTCAGCGTTCGCGTGTACGTCTCCCCGCCGAGTGCGAGTTCCACTCGACCCTCCTGGGCGTCGCCCTTCAGCGAGACGCGGTCGCTTCCCATGACGCCCATGATCGATCGGAGAAACGACGTGCGGTTCGTCGCGTTGCGCCCGGTCAACACCGTCACACCGGGGTCGACGTCGACGGTCGTCTCGTCGATTCCGCCGACCTTCTGCACTCGAAACGTGGCCGTCCGCTCGATTCCCTTCTGCTTCGTCATGCGCGTCACGAGGGTCTAACCGCATAAAAAAGTACTGTCGACGGTCACCCGATCCGTGTGCCGAATGGAATAACGATCCTATTCCTGTTAGTTTCGGGGGTCGGCCTCGACAGCGGGGGAGTGATCGACCCGTGGAATAACGCCGATACGTTAGTTACGCCCGTCCGACACGGCTCCGGAGTCGCCTCGAAGGCGCATCGCCCGGCGGTGACGAACCGGCGGAGCCGTCGACGGGGCTCCGATGCCGGGGTGGCCACCGACCGACGCGGTGGCCGCGGACGCCGGTGTCCGCGCGGCGTCCGACTGCATTTCCCATGAGTGGACGCCCGCGATCGGTCCGGAAGCCGGAACCGTACACTCGGGGTGCGACGGCGCGTCGACCCACCACGCCGACCCACACGGATCGCCGTGGTCGGCGGGCGCCGTTCCTCGCATGGTGAATCGGACGCGGCGGTTCGGGGGTGTGGGCCGGTACCACACGCCACGGATTCGGGCGAGTCCGCCGTTCGGGGCACCGACGTGTTCCGCCGACACGGGACATTCACTGATAGCGAACGCAGTTGGGAACGCCGTTCGGCGGCGCTACGGCGGCACTTCGGGCGGTTCTCGGATCGGGAGGGACCGACCGACCGGCCGTTCCGGGGATTCGGCGTCCGCGCTCGCCGACGGCGTTTACCATCAGTGCGACGGCGGTCGCGAGTCGACCCCCCTGCGGAACGCGTTCGTCTCGCCGGGCGGCGGGCGCTCCGTCAGTCTTTAGACGGTGACGGAAGTAGCGCCGCACATGGTTGTCGTGGCTGCAGTCGATAGATCGAGGGACGAGCGACGGACGGTCGAGGAGGGACGCACGCTCGCGTCGAGATTCGGCGAGGAACTGCACGTGGTCCACTGCCTCAACGAGTCCGAATTTCGGAGCCTCGAGCGGACGAGTTACGAACGGACGGGCGAGACGATCGACGTGTCGGAGCTCGAGGCCGCGGCGACCGAGATCGCCCGCGAGGCGGTCGTCGACGGGGTGGACTGCACGCCGGTCGGCCTGGTGGGCAATCCCGCACAGCGCGTCCTCGAGTACGGGCGGGACC encodes the following:
- a CDS encoding universal stress protein, encoding MVVVAAVDRSRDERRTVEEGRTLASRFGEELHVVHCLNESEFRSLERTSYERTGETIDVSELEAAATEIAREAVVDGVDCTPVGLVGNPAQRVLEYGRDQDARYLVVGGRKQSPVGKALFGSVTQSILLNADRPVVTVMAEG
- a CDS encoding archaea-specific SMC-related protein, giving the protein MTKQKGIERTATFRVQKVGGIDETTVDVDPGVTVLTGRNATNRTSFLRSIMGVMGSDRVSLKGDAQEGRVELALGGETYTRTLTRTDGTVTTGGDPYLDDPELADLFAFLLESNEARRAVARGGDLRELIMRPVDTEAIQAEIRECERERDRIDEELADLEELKGELPELEERRSQLEADIEDKREELAAKEAEIESLDADVDETREEKRELEARLDDLREKRAALERVRSDIDLQQESIESVTGERRELESELEELPEAPMGEHDELEREISRLRDRRDRLESDVSDLQDVIQFNEDLLSGGDDSVADVLEPDDGSVTDELVDDTVVCWTCGSEVSSDRISDTLDQLREVRQEKLDTIRTLEAELEELKEEQRRHRERQQRRETVERKLDDLDDELDRREDTLDELREKRSRLNDDIDDLESEVEELEAEEFGEVLDLHKEANQLEFELGQLESDLDDVTDRIGDVEDRLAEEDALRAEREELSEELTDLRTRIDRIERESVEGFNDHMDAVLDRLGYANLERIWIERVEREVREGRRKVDRTAFELHVIRSTDSGATYEDTVDHLSESEREVTGLVFALAGYLVHEVYETVPFMLLDSLEAIDSARLADLVDYVADHPQFLVVALLPEDAQALDDDYARVTEI